The following nucleotide sequence is from Candidatus Polarisedimenticolaceae bacterium.
TGTAACCGACCGTGCCCATGACCGTACCGGGAGATGTGCCGAGGCCGCTCCTCGTCTGCATCATGCTGCCGCCGCCCGCCGGCCCGGTCGTCTTCGCCAGGCCGAAGTCGAGGATCTTCACGCGTCCTTCGCCGGTGATGAAGATGTTCTCGGGCTTGAGGTCGCGGTGAACGACCCCCTTCTGGTGCGCGGCGGCGATGCCGTGGACGATCTGGAGCGCGTAGTCGATCGCCTTGCGCGGCGGGAGCGCTCCCTGGTCGAGCTTGGCCCGCAGGCTCTCGCCGTCGAGCAGCTCCATGACGGCGTACGTCACGCCGTTCTGGCTGCCGAAATCGTGCATGGCGAGGATGTTCGGATGCGAGAGCGCGGCGACCGCCTGCGCCTCGCGCTCGAAGCGGGAGAGCGCCTCGGCGTCGGCGCCGAGCCGCTCGGGAAGGACCTTGATCGCGACGTCGCGGTTCAGCTTGGTGTCGCGGGCGCGGTAGACTTCACCCATCCCCCCCGCGCCGATCGACGCGGCGATCTCGTAAGATCCGAGGCGTGTTCCGGGAGCGAGAGCCATGAGGCGGGGATGATATAGGAGAAGTGTTGATGCACCGATCGCGCGTTCTCGCCCTGTTCCTCCTCGTTCTCGGCGTGGGCATTACCGGTGCCGCAAGAGAGGTCCGTGGGCGAACCCTCCACTCGGCCGCGACGCCGAGCGTGGAGGTCCTCGCGGGCTCGGCGTTCCGGTTCGTGGGGCGGGTTCCTTTTCGTTTGGCGGAGTCCGAAGGGGAGCGTTACATCTTCGTCGATGCCGGCGACGACAAAGCGCTCCGGCGCCTCCTCGTCGTTCAGTTCGAGAGCTTCCTCCCCTCGTCGCACGAGACGTTCGGCTACGACCTGTCCTCGGGACGCGAGATGGCCGGGCTCCGCTTCATCTCGAACACCTTCGCCTTCCCGGCCGCGACCGCCGCCGTCGCTCAGCCGAAGGACGAGGCCGAGGCGACGAACAACTTCCTCTTGAAGAAGGGGTTCAAGATGCCGGCGGTGTGGCTCGCGACGCGCTACGTCACGATCGCCGACGGCGACCTGCGGAAGAGCGAGATGATCGTCTTCTACATGGAAGGCAAGAGCGATCGCACGATGGCGGATCTCTACGCCGGCGAGGAGCCGACTCCGGCGTGGCGAGCCGAGAAACCCGCTCTCGAGGAACGGTCTCTCGCGAACTTCACTCTGGTACACCCGCATTGAGCAACCGCTCGGCCTCGCCGGCCGTCAGCTCGATCCCGAAGCGCTCGCTCAGGATGCGTCGGTAATCGTCCCGGTCCGCGATCGCGCGCTCATCCCGTCGACCCTCGACGGTCTCGATGAGCCGGGGGCCGGACACCGACACACGCCCTGACGATGCGGGAAGCGAGCAGATCGTCGTCCGCGTGAAGTGCGACTCCGGTGAGGTCTGCTGGAAGAGACAGCGTGCCGCGAACTCGTCGAGGCGGCGCTTCGCCAGCGTGAAGACGTACTGCGGCTCCGTCCCCCGCCGCATGATGCGCACCTCCCCCTCCTCGCCGATCGAGTAAGGGCCCGCGACGCCTTCTCGAAGAGGGTCGAGCGACGACTCGCCGAATCCGACGTCGGCGATCCAGCGGTCGCCGAGGGCGACGGAGAGGACGAGATGGTCGAACTCGGGGCTGAGGCGGCCGCCAGACGCCACGCACGCTGCATGGAGCGCCACCTCGAACCCCAGCTCCTCGAGGAGCCACGCGAAGAGGCCGTTCAGCTCGTAGCAGAACCCGCCGCGCCGGCGCGTCACGATCTTCTCGTAGAACGCCGGCACCGAGAG
It contains:
- a CDS encoding arylamine N-acetyltransferase encodes the protein MRVGDYLRRIGYAGPIDLTAETLGALHRAHMTSVPFENLDIHLGVPIVLSVPAFYEKIVTRRRGGFCYELNGLFAWLLEELGFEVALHAACVASGGRLSPEFDHLVLSVALGDRWIADVGFGESSLDPLREGVAGPYSIGEEGEVRIMRRGTEPQYVFTLAKRRLDEFAARCLFQQTSPESHFTRTTICSLPASSGRVSVSGPRLIETVEGRRDERAIADRDDYRRILSERFGIELTAGEAERLLNAGVPE